In a genomic window of Chryseobacterium sp. G0162:
- a CDS encoding MFS transporter encodes MGKNNSGTRRIQPILWISTLYFAMGVPFVTINAVSGIMYKDMGVSDSQITFWTALIMFSWTLKPLWSPFLEIYKTKKFFVVSTQFAIGILFALVALSLPLHDFFKYSIALFAVVAFCGATHDVVADGTYIGFLSNKEQAKYIGWQGAFYNLAKIISSGALVYAAGVLEKTKGVTHAWMIIMVIYALLFFALAIYHYFILPKENKEENKEEKTAGNIRKELLEVITSFFTKKKILWCILFIILYRFAEGFAIKIAPLFFKAPRTSGGLGLSTSDIGLIYGTYGSAAFILGSVLAGYFISARGLKKSLIWLCCAFNIPFVVYALLAYYQPVDLLPVGMAVVVEYFGYGFGFVGLMLYMMQQIAPGKHKTAYYAFATGIMNLGVMIPGMFSGMISDWVGYKIFFIWVLIATIPAFLVTLFVPFPYSENQKEEIIN; translated from the coding sequence ATGGGAAAAAACAACTCCGGAACCCGTCGGATTCAGCCAATTCTCTGGATATCCACATTATATTTTGCAATGGGAGTACCCTTTGTAACCATTAATGCGGTGTCGGGGATCATGTATAAGGATATGGGTGTTTCGGATTCACAGATCACATTCTGGACGGCTTTGATTATGTTTTCATGGACATTAAAGCCACTTTGGAGCCCTTTTCTGGAGATCTATAAAACTAAAAAATTCTTTGTTGTTTCTACCCAGTTTGCCATAGGAATTCTTTTTGCTTTGGTTGCCTTAAGTCTGCCTTTGCACGACTTTTTCAAATACAGCATTGCTCTTTTTGCAGTAGTTGCATTTTGTGGAGCAACCCATGATGTAGTAGCAGACGGAACGTATATTGGTTTTCTGAGTAATAAGGAACAGGCTAAGTACATTGGTTGGCAGGGCGCATTTTACAACCTGGCCAAAATTATCAGTAGTGGAGCTTTGGTGTATGCTGCCGGAGTGTTGGAAAAAACAAAAGGAGTTACCCATGCCTGGATGATTATTATGGTGATCTATGCATTATTATTTTTTGCATTAGCGATATATCACTATTTCATTCTGCCAAAAGAAAATAAAGAAGAAAATAAAGAAGAAAAAACGGCAGGTAATATCCGTAAAGAATTATTGGAAGTCATTACTTCCTTCTTTACCAAGAAGAAAATACTGTGGTGTATTTTGTTCATTATCTTGTATCGTTTTGCAGAAGGTTTTGCAATAAAGATTGCTCCTTTATTTTTTAAAGCTCCAAGAACTTCAGGTGGATTAGGGTTGTCAACTTCAGATATCGGGCTTATTTATGGAACTTATGGTTCTGCGGCATTCATTCTGGGATCTGTTTTGGCTGGATATTTTATTTCAGCCCGCGGATTGAAAAAATCATTGATATGGCTGTGCTGTGCATTTAATATTCCGTTTGTGGTATATGCATTACTGGCTTATTATCAGCCGGTTGATCTTTTACCTGTAGGAATGGCTGTAGTGGTAGAGTATTTTGGATATGGATTTGGTTTTGTGGGATTGATGCTCTATATGATGCAGCAGATTGCTCCCGGAAAACATAAAACAGCCTATTATGCCTTTGCCACAGGAATTATGAACCTTGGAGTAATGATACCGGGAATGTTCAGTGGGATGATTAGTGACTGGGTAGGATATAAAATATTCTTTATCTGGGTGCTGATCGCTACCATTCCTGCATTCCTTGTCACCCTGTTTGTTCCTTTCCCTTATTCAGAAAATCAGAAAGAAGAAATAATCAATTAA
- a CDS encoding SusD/RagB family nutrient-binding outer membrane lipoprotein, whose product MKIINIKTYILGVAVLFSASSCIGDFEEFNQQKVGGPENFYADFTAIVNPMKDIQRGFQSDYQLATNLNADMFSGMFSTASQFNGGTNNLTYLMMDGWNNRIIARQRDVFNNSIVIDDAAKYNYPGIDFTATFAVKKILKILTAARVSDRHGPVVYSKYDTPNANGITDFDSQQDAYNNFITDLTTAISDLQKVQNTPATQNVEDKAVVKRADLIYGGDIAKWTKLANSLKLRFALRMSYADPAKSKKYAEEVFASSAGLISDNADNALISVGQHELSFIIYSWGDCSIGAPIMAYMNGFKDPRISAYANTAKDPATFIAGKPQYIGIRQGIDLINGQPTYGGYSQPAARAASGDYFSGTDGKFKLFTAAETWFLKAEAALRGYSGAGDAQANYQAGITQSFGEWGKSSDLGAYLADGVSTEAPYIDPKNAANNVLVGDAQLSTITIAWNNSDSNEKKLERIITQKWLALYPDGPEAWAEQRRTGYPILFKVRKNDSGGLISTDQMIRRIPFTNDTKNSTFNYAQAVQQLGGPDNGGTKLWWDKK is encoded by the coding sequence ATGAAAATAATTAATATTAAAACTTATATACTTGGAGTAGCTGTGCTTTTTTCTGCCTCCAGTTGTATCGGAGACTTTGAAGAGTTTAATCAGCAGAAAGTTGGAGGTCCGGAAAATTTTTATGCAGATTTTACAGCCATTGTAAATCCTATGAAAGACATCCAAAGAGGTTTTCAGTCAGATTATCAGTTAGCGACCAATCTCAATGCAGATATGTTTAGTGGAATGTTTAGTACGGCATCACAGTTTAATGGAGGAACGAATAATCTTACTTATTTAATGATGGATGGCTGGAATAATAGAATCATTGCAAGACAGCGTGATGTTTTTAATAATTCTATTGTCATAGATGACGCGGCAAAATACAATTATCCCGGAATAGATTTTACAGCAACTTTTGCAGTTAAAAAAATATTAAAAATCCTTACAGCAGCAAGAGTTTCAGATCGCCATGGACCTGTAGTGTATAGTAAATATGATACTCCTAACGCAAACGGGATTACAGATTTTGATTCTCAGCAGGATGCTTACAATAATTTTATTACTGATCTTACCACTGCTATTTCTGATTTGCAAAAAGTACAAAATACTCCAGCAACACAGAATGTAGAAGATAAAGCTGTAGTAAAAAGAGCAGATTTGATCTATGGTGGAGATATTGCTAAATGGACAAAACTAGCCAACTCTCTAAAATTGAGATTTGCTTTGCGTATGAGTTATGCTGATCCCGCAAAATCAAAAAAATATGCTGAGGAAGTTTTTGCTTCTTCCGCAGGATTAATATCTGATAATGCAGATAATGCATTGATAAGTGTTGGGCAGCACGAATTAAGTTTTATTATCTATTCATGGGGTGATTGCTCTATAGGGGCACCCATAATGGCTTATATGAATGGCTTCAAAGACCCTAGAATTTCGGCGTATGCCAATACCGCAAAAGATCCGGCAACCTTTATAGCGGGTAAACCTCAATATATAGGAATACGCCAAGGTATTGATTTAATCAATGGGCAGCCAACCTATGGAGGATATTCTCAACCGGCAGCAAGAGCAGCAAGTGGAGATTATTTCTCCGGGACTGATGGAAAATTCAAATTGTTTACTGCCGCTGAAACTTGGTTTTTAAAAGCCGAGGCAGCTTTGAGAGGATATTCGGGCGCAGGTGATGCACAAGCTAATTATCAAGCGGGTATCACTCAGTCTTTTGGAGAATGGGGGAAAAGTTCTGATCTGGGTGCTTATCTTGCAGATGGTGTTTCTACAGAAGCTCCTTATATTGACCCTAAAAATGCAGCCAATAACGTTCTTGTGGGAGATGCTCAGTTAAGCACCATTACCATTGCCTGGAACAACAGCGATTCGAACGAAAAGAAACTTGAAAGAATCATCACTCAAAAATGGTTGGCGCTTTATCCGGATGGTCCTGAAGCATGGGCTGAACAAAGAAGAACAGGATACCCAATTTTGTTCAAAGTCAGAAAAAATGATAGTGGAGGATTAATTAGTACAGATCAGATGATTAGAAGAATTCCGTTCACAAATGATACAAAAAACTCGACTTTCAATTACGCACAAGCTGTTCAGCAATTAGGAGGCCCTGATAATGGAGGAACCAAGCTATGGTGGGATAAAAAATAA
- a CDS encoding SusC/RagA family TonB-linked outer membrane protein produces the protein MRKAVIPVLFVFSLSATAQEKKAADTTKTTDIQEVVVTSLGVKRQARALTYSSQQIGGDELTEVKTPNFLNSISGKVSNVQINRTNGVGSSVRVLMRGNKSASSSQPLYVIDGIPIINSVGKSAEASQYSTMPDAGDVLSSINPDDIESINFLKGASASALYGSIGGNGVILITTKKGKAGKSSISYNTSFTVDQAYSLPKLQHSYLSYDPAVSGQAPGVSNESWGAKGASKDYLKDFLQTGTTWVNSLSFQSGTEKSTNYFSIGNTTNKGIVPSSYFDQYNVSFRNSSKYLNDKLTLDANFIGSIQNSINRQTPGISFSPLVSLYWLPRGVDFDQYNDSNYSFIDKKRLLPAQNWWAIGPDGKFNGNPATQNPYWVLNRNRVTVNNKNTYSAVSLAYQINPWLSARVRGNYSWNITDSQRGVSAYSDPILITSNGENGRFLQNKYENSSTYGDVLLVGSPKLSEDISLDFTVGGSINTSRNTVTEIDNAYLAIPNLFTLSNLQWNVDRGVGDGFHNISYSTKKQIQSVFASASLGYKNMFFVDMTFRNDWDSTLAYTGTSGYDYESVDANAVLSSIFKLPEAISFWKIRGSYATVGLGLPANLTTAMIPYNSVYGYNVDAGQIVKPKYSLVTNPAYKELFVKPELNKTFEAGTELRLFKNRLSFDITYYNSNASNQLLPLNIDSNLGGLPSGSYYINAGKIQNTGFEASLSYKIFDSEKFGWTANLNGSANKNKIVELFPSRLSGLENQLLALTGGGVYTKLKLGGSFGDIYGVKFLRDDQGRILVDADGKPMADKQIGYLGNPNPKFMLGFNNSFNIGKLGISFLIDGKFGGQVLSLTEKANDMIGVSQNSASARDAGGVAIPNAVYAPGTPNAGAAYTGLTDAQAYYKAVGANQEGAGIDEAYIYSATTVRLRQASIGYTFDIKSSYLKNATVSIVGTNLFFFYKKAPFDPEQVSGNTPGGVGVDSFGIPITRSIGLSLKANF, from the coding sequence ATGAGAAAAGCAGTTATACCGGTTCTATTTGTTTTTTCCCTTTCTGCCACTGCACAGGAAAAAAAAGCGGCCGACACTACGAAGACAACCGATATCCAGGAGGTCGTAGTCACCTCTTTGGGGGTTAAAAGGCAGGCTCGCGCTCTTACGTATTCCAGTCAGCAGATTGGCGGAGATGAGCTAACAGAAGTGAAAACTCCCAATTTTTTAAACTCAATCAGCGGAAAAGTTTCCAATGTACAGATCAATAGAACTAACGGTGTAGGAAGTTCGGTTAGGGTTTTAATGAGAGGAAATAAATCAGCCAGTAGCAGCCAGCCTTTATATGTAATAGATGGTATTCCCATTATTAACAGTGTTGGAAAATCTGCAGAGGCGAGCCAATACTCTACAATGCCGGATGCAGGAGATGTATTAAGCTCCATCAATCCAGATGATATTGAAAGTATCAACTTCTTAAAAGGTGCTTCCGCTTCTGCTCTTTATGGTTCTATTGGAGGGAATGGTGTAATTCTGATTACCACTAAAAAAGGAAAAGCAGGTAAAAGTTCTATAAGTTACAACACTAGTTTTACAGTAGATCAGGCCTATAGCCTTCCTAAGCTGCAGCATAGCTATCTTTCTTATGATCCCGCAGTTTCTGGCCAGGCTCCTGGTGTTTCGAATGAAAGCTGGGGAGCAAAAGGAGCTTCTAAGGATTATCTAAAAGATTTTCTACAAACTGGTACTACATGGGTTAATAGCCTTTCTTTTCAGTCAGGAACCGAAAAATCAACAAATTATTTCTCCATAGGGAATACCACAAATAAAGGAATTGTTCCTTCTTCTTATTTCGATCAGTACAATGTCTCTTTTAGAAATTCCAGCAAATATCTGAATGATAAATTAACGTTGGATGCTAATTTTATTGGCTCTATACAAAACAGTATCAACAGACAGACACCTGGTATTTCTTTTTCGCCATTAGTGAGTTTATATTGGTTGCCAAGAGGTGTAGATTTTGATCAGTATAATGATAGTAACTATTCTTTTATAGACAAAAAAAGATTATTACCTGCTCAGAATTGGTGGGCGATAGGACCAGATGGAAAATTCAACGGGAATCCTGCAACACAAAACCCTTATTGGGTATTAAACAGAAATAGAGTTACTGTTAATAACAAAAATACCTACAGTGCTGTATCTTTGGCCTATCAAATCAATCCATGGTTATCAGCAAGAGTAAGAGGGAATTATAGCTGGAATATTACAGATAGCCAAAGAGGTGTTTCTGCCTACTCAGATCCAATTCTGATAACGAGCAACGGAGAAAATGGAAGATTTCTTCAAAACAAATACGAAAACTCTTCTACTTATGGTGATGTTTTATTAGTAGGGAGTCCAAAATTAAGTGAAGACATTTCATTAGACTTTACAGTGGGTGGAAGTATCAATACCTCAAGAAATACAGTAACTGAAATTGATAATGCTTATTTGGCAATTCCGAATTTGTTTACGCTTAGTAATCTGCAGTGGAATGTAGATAGAGGAGTAGGAGATGGTTTTCATAATATAAGCTATAGTACCAAAAAACAAATACAGTCGGTTTTTGCAAGTGCATCTTTGGGGTATAAGAATATGTTCTTTGTGGATATGACTTTTAGAAATGACTGGGATTCCACTTTGGCTTATACAGGAACCAGTGGATATGATTATGAATCTGTGGATGCTAACGCTGTATTATCTTCAATCTTTAAACTTCCTGAAGCCATTAGCTTTTGGAAAATAAGAGGGTCCTATGCTACAGTAGGATTAGGACTGCCCGCAAATTTGACAACGGCTATGATTCCATATAATAGTGTTTATGGATACAATGTTGATGCCGGTCAAATTGTAAAACCTAAATATTCACTTGTAACAAATCCTGCTTACAAGGAATTATTTGTAAAACCAGAACTTAATAAGACTTTTGAAGCTGGAACTGAACTAAGATTGTTTAAAAACCGTTTAAGTTTTGATATCACCTATTATAATTCAAATGCTTCCAACCAGCTTTTGCCCCTTAATATTGACTCTAACTTAGGAGGTTTACCATCCGGTTCCTATTATATAAATGCCGGAAAAATACAAAATACAGGTTTTGAAGCTTCTCTATCCTATAAAATATTTGATTCAGAAAAATTTGGCTGGACGGCTAATTTAAATGGTTCTGCAAACAAAAATAAAATTGTAGAATTATTCCCTTCTAGGCTCAGTGGTCTTGAAAATCAGCTTCTTGCACTTACGGGTGGTGGTGTTTATACAAAACTTAAGTTGGGCGGATCTTTCGGAGACATTTATGGGGTTAAATTTTTGAGAGATGATCAGGGGCGAATTTTAGTAGATGCTGATGGAAAACCTATGGCAGATAAACAAATTGGTTATTTAGGGAATCCTAATCCTAAATTTATGTTAGGATTTAATAACTCTTTTAATATTGGAAAACTGGGGATTTCTTTTCTGATTGATGGAAAATTTGGCGGTCAAGTCCTTTCTCTTACAGAAAAAGCAAATGATATGATTGGGGTGAGCCAGAACAGTGCTTCTGCCAGAGATGCAGGGGGAGTAGCTATCCCGAATGCGGTATACGCACCAGGAACTCCAAATGCAGGAGCTGCCTATACTGGGTTAACTGATGCACAAGCTTATTATAAAGCGGTAGGAGCAAATCAGGAAGGAGCAGGAATTGATGAAGCCTATATCTATAGTGCAACCACTGTAAGGCTGCGCCAGGCATCTATAGGATATACTTTTGATATCAAATCTAGCTACCTAAAGAATGCAACGGTAAGTATCGTGGGAACAAACCTATTTTTCTTTTATAAAAAAGCACCGTTTGATCCTGAACAGGTTTCAGGAAACACCCCTGGTGGTGTAGGAGTAGATTCTTTTGGTATACCTATTACCAGATCTATCGGATTATCACTAAAAGCTAACTTCTAA
- a CDS encoding AraC family transcriptional regulator, producing MNGLENILREITPLSPEDSFLVFDRIKASFDFPYHYHPEIEINFVYKGKGYRRMIGDHTGEIGDIELVLVGPNLPHCWANYKCKNRKTHEITIQFNQDFFNQALMQKNILKPINHLIKDSIRGILFSTETAEKLKDSFLNLSKMNSFESFIEIMKILNELAIAEDKTLLSSYSIELETFDDNDKMKVIHDFVHKNFENKITLDTVASLVNMSNVTFNRFIKKRTGKTFINYLNEIRISYAARWLMEKNLTVFEIAFEAGFNNIANFNKVFKSIKKTTPTEFREHFKGVKKIE from the coding sequence ATGAACGGACTAGAAAATATTCTTAGAGAAATAACTCCACTATCTCCTGAAGACAGTTTTCTGGTGTTTGACAGGATCAAGGCTTCATTTGACTTTCCCTATCATTATCATCCGGAGATTGAAATTAATTTTGTGTACAAAGGAAAAGGATATCGCAGAATGATTGGGGATCATACAGGGGAGATCGGAGATATTGAATTGGTTTTAGTAGGTCCGAATTTACCACATTGTTGGGCCAATTATAAATGTAAAAACAGGAAGACCCACGAAATAACCATACAGTTTAATCAGGATTTTTTTAATCAGGCATTGATGCAAAAAAACATTCTGAAACCAATTAATCATCTGATTAAGGATTCGATCCGGGGAATTTTATTTTCTACGGAAACTGCTGAAAAACTAAAAGATTCGTTTCTCAATCTATCCAAGATGAACAGTTTTGAATCTTTCATAGAAATTATGAAAATTCTCAACGAGTTAGCCATTGCAGAAGATAAAACGCTTTTGTCTTCTTACAGTATTGAGCTTGAGACTTTTGATGATAATGATAAAATGAAAGTTATCCACGATTTTGTTCATAAGAATTTTGAGAATAAAATAACATTGGATACGGTAGCTTCATTGGTTAATATGAGTAACGTAACATTCAACAGATTCATTAAAAAAAGAACGGGTAAAACGTTTATCAATTATCTTAATGAAATCAGAATAAGCTATGCTGCCCGCTGGCTGATGGAAAAAAATCTTACTGTGTTTGAAATTGCTTTCGAAGCTGGGTTCAATAATATCGCGAACTTTAATAAAGTCTTTAAATCAATTAAAAAGACGACCCCTACTGAATTCAGAGAACACTTTAAAGGAGTTAAAAAAATTGAATAA
- a CDS encoding OsmC family protein, with product MRRNATAVWNGTIKEGKGHITTQSTTLNQTQYSFNSRFADGVGTNPEELLAAAHAGCFTMKLSAELSQAGYTPEELTTTSVITLDPNIGKITKSELTLTAKVPGISEEEFQKYAKIAEEGCPVSAAFNFEITLNATLA from the coding sequence ATGAGACGTAACGCAACAGCCGTTTGGAACGGTACCATTAAAGAAGGAAAAGGACACATTACTACCCAAAGTACCACTTTAAACCAGACTCAATATTCTTTTAACAGCCGTTTTGCAGATGGTGTAGGAACCAATCCTGAAGAACTACTGGCGGCTGCCCATGCCGGATGTTTTACGATGAAATTAAGTGCAGAACTTTCTCAAGCGGGTTATACTCCTGAAGAATTAACCACCACGTCGGTAATCACCCTTGATCCAAATATCGGAAAGATTACAAAATCTGAACTAACCCTTACCGCAAAGGTACCTGGGATTTCAGAAGAAGAATTTCAAAAATATGCTAAAATAGCAGAAGAAGGATGCCCGGTTAGCGCAGCATTTAACTTTGAAATTACCCTGAATGCCACGTTAGCTTAA
- a CDS encoding TetR/AcrR family transcriptional regulator: MSKAEKTKQFIIEKTATLFNTKGYSATSLSDITQATGLTKGSIYGNFENKDQVAIEVYKYNAGLLSKVMNHSLGDQYLTSTDKLHAFVSFYRKNWRSVFSNGGCPLMNAATEADDSFPALKEYVQKSFTLWTEKISAVITQGQKNSELKASINADKYASLFIMLIEGGILLSKTMDDERFLNQALDKVKDMIDHELTIIPS; the protein is encoded by the coding sequence ATGTCAAAAGCGGAAAAGACAAAACAATTTATCATTGAGAAAACGGCTACTTTGTTCAATACCAAAGGCTATAGTGCTACATCCCTGTCAGATATTACCCAGGCAACCGGACTAACCAAAGGGAGCATTTATGGAAACTTTGAAAATAAAGATCAGGTAGCCATTGAAGTGTATAAATACAATGCTGGACTGCTGAGTAAGGTAATGAACCATTCACTTGGAGATCAATACTTAACCTCAACTGATAAACTTCATGCTTTTGTATCTTTCTACAGGAAAAACTGGCGTTCTGTATTTTCAAACGGAGGTTGTCCTCTAATGAATGCCGCAACGGAAGCTGATGATTCCTTTCCTGCACTTAAAGAATATGTTCAGAAATCATTTACCCTATGGACGGAGAAAATATCTGCAGTGATCACTCAGGGACAAAAAAACAGTGAATTGAAAGCTTCAATAAATGCTGATAAATACGCGTCTTTGTTTATCATGCTTATTGAAGGGGGAATCTTACTTTCAAAAACCATGGATGATGAACGATTCCTGAACCAGGCTCTGGATAAGGTAAAAGATATGATCGATCATGAACTCACAATTATTCCATCATAA
- a CDS encoding acetyl-CoA C-acetyltransferase has product METKKVAIVGYNRIPFARMNTAYSEKGNQELLLAALNGLIDRYHLQGKLLGEVAGGAVIKHISESNLIRETVMNTSLNPATPACDLQQACDTGIEAAIYIGNKIALGQIESGIACGVEAMSNIPFESSPRLRKALLKANKEKSAFGKIKQLLSPRLKDWMPIPYKGQEPKTGLVMGEHTEITAKYYKIPREDQDELALKSHQNMAKAYDEGFFDDMITPAYGLEKDNNLRRDTSLEKLSQLKPAFDKQNGTLTAGNSTPFTDGASSVLLASEEWAKANNLPILAYITFSELAGIEYVENKQNLLLAPVFAAERMLKKAGMNLEDFDYYEIHEAFAAQVLATLKIWENDDLAQQFGLEKALGKIDRSKLNVKGGSLAAAHPFAATGGRIIATLAKLLNEKGSGKGFISICAARGQGVTMILEK; this is encoded by the coding sequence ATGGAAACAAAAAAAGTGGCTATTGTAGGATACAACAGAATCCCATTTGCCAGAATGAATACCGCCTATTCGGAAAAAGGTAATCAGGAGCTTTTACTGGCTGCTCTGAATGGTTTGATAGACCGTTATCACTTACAGGGTAAATTACTTGGAGAAGTAGCTGGTGGTGCAGTTATCAAACATATCTCTGAAAGCAATCTCATCAGAGAAACGGTAATGAATACATCATTGAACCCTGCCACTCCTGCCTGCGATCTTCAACAGGCTTGTGATACAGGAATTGAAGCGGCTATCTATATCGGAAATAAGATTGCTCTTGGACAAATAGAAAGTGGTATTGCCTGTGGTGTAGAAGCCATGAGTAATATTCCTTTTGAATCTTCTCCCCGATTAAGAAAAGCTCTTTTAAAAGCAAATAAAGAAAAATCTGCATTTGGAAAAATAAAACAGTTATTAAGCCCAAGGCTAAAAGACTGGATGCCCATCCCTTACAAGGGCCAGGAACCGAAGACAGGTTTGGTGATGGGAGAACATACTGAAATAACAGCAAAATATTATAAAATTCCAAGGGAAGATCAGGATGAATTGGCTTTGAAAAGTCATCAGAATATGGCCAAAGCTTATGATGAGGGATTCTTTGATGATATGATTACCCCTGCCTATGGCTTGGAGAAAGATAATAATCTACGTCGTGATACCAGCCTTGAAAAACTATCCCAATTAAAACCAGCTTTTGATAAGCAAAACGGAACTTTAACAGCAGGAAATTCTACTCCTTTTACAGATGGAGCTTCTTCTGTTTTATTAGCTAGTGAAGAATGGGCTAAAGCTAATAATCTTCCTATTTTAGCTTATATCACATTTTCAGAGCTTGCTGGGATAGAATATGTTGAAAACAAACAAAACTTGTTACTGGCACCTGTTTTCGCAGCAGAAAGAATGCTAAAAAAAGCAGGAATGAATTTAGAAGACTTCGACTATTACGAAATTCATGAAGCCTTTGCTGCTCAAGTGCTGGCCACCCTCAAAATCTGGGAAAATGATGATCTGGCTCAACAGTTCGGATTAGAAAAAGCCCTTGGAAAGATAGACAGAAGTAAACTCAATGTAAAAGGCGGAAGTCTTGCAGCCGCTCATCCTTTTGCAGCAACAGGCGGAAGAATAATAGCCACCTTAGCCAAACTCCTGAATGAAAAAGGAAGCGGAAAAGGCTTTATTTCCATTTGTGCTGCCCGCGGACAAGGGGTAACAATGATCTTAGAAAAGTAG
- the fabF gene encoding beta-ketoacyl-ACP synthase II — protein sequence MKRVVITGLGAVTPLGNNVEDFWQNSINGASGAGLITHFDSEKFKVHFACEVKGFDPKLHLTHNEIKRSDLFTQYAMYASAEAIQDSGLDLENMDPFDSGVIWGTGQGGMWTFEKEVMDFAQGDGTPRFNPFFVPKFIANMASGMISMKYGLQGINYTTVSACATGNTALMDAFNYIRLGKAKVIISGGSEAAITPASIGGFSIMKAMSTRNDDFATASRPYDAERDGFVMGEGAGALVLEEYEHAVARGAKIYAELAGAAMTADAYHMTAPHPEGVGAIKAMHLAVKEAGANIEDIDYINPHATSTPLGDLIELKAINNAFKGSKNLDISATKSMTGHLLGAAGAVEAILSIKAIQNGIIPPTINLHSIDESIPKDINIVFGEAKEKEINFALSNAFGFGGHNATLVFKKFS from the coding sequence ATGAAAAGAGTTGTCATTACAGGATTGGGCGCAGTGACACCCTTGGGAAATAATGTCGAAGATTTTTGGCAGAACAGTATTAACGGAGCTAGCGGAGCAGGGTTAATCACTCATTTCGATTCAGAAAAATTTAAAGTACACTTTGCTTGTGAGGTAAAAGGTTTTGATCCAAAACTACATCTTACTCACAACGAAATCAAAAGAAGTGATCTTTTTACACAATATGCAATGTATGCTTCAGCAGAGGCAATACAGGATTCCGGCTTAGACCTTGAAAATATGGATCCTTTCGATTCAGGAGTAATCTGGGGAACAGGACAGGGCGGAATGTGGACTTTTGAAAAGGAAGTAATGGATTTTGCACAGGGTGATGGAACTCCTCGTTTTAATCCGTTCTTTGTCCCTAAATTTATTGCCAATATGGCTTCAGGGATGATTTCCATGAAATACGGGCTTCAGGGGATCAATTATACAACCGTTTCTGCCTGTGCAACAGGAAATACAGCATTGATGGATGCTTTCAATTACATCCGTCTCGGGAAAGCTAAAGTAATCATCAGCGGAGGTTCTGAAGCTGCTATTACTCCCGCTTCAATAGGAGGGTTCTCTATTATGAAGGCCATGTCTACAAGAAACGATGACTTTGCTACAGCCAGCCGTCCTTATGATGCAGAAAGAGATGGCTTTGTAATGGGTGAAGGCGCAGGAGCATTGGTTCTTGAAGAATACGAACATGCAGTGGCCAGAGGAGCAAAAATCTATGCAGAATTAGCAGGTGCAGCCATGACGGCAGATGCATATCACATGACAGCACCTCATCCTGAAGGGGTTGGAGCCATCAAAGCAATGCACTTAGCTGTAAAAGAAGCAGGTGCTAACATAGAAGACATTGATTATATTAATCCACATGCTACTTCTACTCCTTTGGGAGATCTGATCGAATTAAAAGCAATTAATAATGCTTTCAAAGGAAGTAAAAATCTTGATATCAGTGCAACGAAATCAATGACCGGACATTTATTAGGTGCTGCCGGAGCTGTTGAAGCCATTCTTTCTATTAAAGCTATTCAAAATGGTATTATTCCACCAACCATCAACCTTCACAGCATTGATGAGAGCATTCCGAAAGACATTAATATTGTATTCGGAGAGGCTAAGGAAAAAGAGATCAATTTTGCATTGAGCAATGCTTTTGGTTTTGGAGGACACAATGCTACTTTAGTCTTTAAGAAGTTTTCTTAA